From the Rhodanobacter soli genome, one window contains:
- a CDS encoding glycoside hydrolase family 125 protein has protein sequence MISRRSLLKLMAGAAGGVMLGRVPMALAAPRYVSQRPPPGQRKFVSSAVEALIVRTKAKIGDPELAWLFENCYPNTLDTTVQLGSLRGKPDTFIVTGDIDAMWLRDSSAQVWPYVPLAAHDEPLRRLFRGLIRRQALCISIDPYANAFLPDPQAKTTLSWAQQDLTDMHPGVAERKWEIDSLCYPIRLAHAYWRATGDREPFDDDWRAAMRTVLATFREQQRKHGRGPYHFQRSSANPTDTQFLDGYGNPARPVGLIHAMFRPSDDACIYPLSIPGNLFAVSSLRQLAELTVALHDDRAFASGCTALADEVEQALQKFGVMHDEHGNAFWAYEVDGYGNQLFMDDANAPGLSSLAYLGCCRSDDARYRRSRELAWSARNPYFFRGRAAQGIGGPHEGLRMIWPMSIIMRGLTSDDGGEIGQCLHWLKTTHAGAGFMHEAFDQDDPAHFTRPWFAWANTLFGELIVQLAAQRPELLQRA, from the coding sequence ATCATCTCTCGCCGCTCCCTGCTGAAGCTGATGGCCGGCGCCGCCGGTGGCGTGATGCTGGGACGCGTGCCGATGGCACTGGCTGCGCCGCGCTACGTGAGCCAGCGTCCGCCGCCCGGCCAGCGCAAGTTCGTCAGCTCGGCCGTGGAAGCGCTGATCGTACGCACCAAGGCGAAGATCGGCGATCCCGAACTGGCCTGGCTGTTCGAGAACTGCTACCCGAACACGCTGGACACCACGGTGCAACTGGGCAGCCTGCGTGGCAAGCCGGATACCTTCATCGTCACCGGCGACATCGATGCAATGTGGTTGCGCGATTCCTCCGCACAGGTGTGGCCGTACGTGCCGTTGGCGGCGCACGATGAACCCCTGCGCCGGCTCTTCCGCGGGCTGATCCGGCGCCAGGCGCTGTGCATATCGATCGACCCGTACGCCAATGCGTTCCTGCCCGATCCGCAGGCGAAAACGACATTGTCGTGGGCGCAGCAGGACCTCACCGACATGCATCCGGGCGTGGCCGAGCGCAAATGGGAGATCGATTCGCTGTGCTATCCGATCCGGCTGGCGCATGCCTACTGGCGCGCCACCGGCGACCGCGAGCCGTTCGATGACGACTGGCGCGCCGCGATGCGCACGGTGCTGGCTACCTTCCGCGAGCAGCAGCGCAAGCACGGCCGCGGTCCGTACCACTTCCAGCGGTCATCGGCCAACCCGACCGATACCCAGTTCCTCGACGGCTACGGCAATCCGGCCCGCCCCGTCGGGTTGATCCACGCGATGTTCCGGCCCTCGGACGACGCCTGCATCTATCCGCTGTCGATCCCCGGCAACCTGTTCGCGGTGAGCTCGCTGCGGCAGTTGGCGGAACTGACGGTGGCGTTGCACGACGACCGCGCTTTCGCTTCCGGATGCACGGCGCTGGCCGACGAGGTCGAGCAGGCGCTGCAGAAATTCGGCGTGATGCACGACGAGCACGGCAACGCGTTCTGGGCCTATGAAGTCGATGGTTACGGCAATCAGCTGTTCATGGACGACGCCAACGCGCCGGGTTTGTCGAGCCTGGCCTACCTCGGCTGCTGCCGCAGTGACGATGCGCGCTACCGGCGCAGCCGCGAGCTGGCCTGGAGTGCGCGCAATCCGTATTTCTTCCGCGGCCGTGCGGCGCAGGGCATCGGTGGTCCGCACGAGGGCTTGCGCATGATCTGGCCGATGTCGATCATCATGCGTGGATTGACCAGCGACGACGGCGGCGAGATCGGCCAGTGTCTGCACTGGTTGAAGACCACCCACGCCGGCGCCGGCTTCATGCACGAGGCCTTCGATCAGGACGATCCGGCACACTTCACCCGCCCGTGGTTCGCCTGGGCCAATACCCTGTTCGGCGAACTGATCGTGCAACTGGCAGCGCAGCGGCCGGAACTGCTGCAGCGCGCCTGA
- a CDS encoding GH92 family glycosyl hydrolase, with amino-acid sequence MVTRRRFLQGAAALGLLGSRLEPLAAFATPRTGGAASPAPEPDGFARHVDVFIGTGGHGHVYPGATLPFGMVQLSPDTNDAGWDACSGYHQGDGSIMGFSHTHLSGTGASDMLDVLVMPAQGPVLLQPGARGLPEQNYRSRHDGAAHAGLAADSVAQPGPGYRSRYDREQAQPGYYQVHLKNHDIVAELTATLRAGLHRYTFHGGGSGHLLVDLAHGYHDDAAVPCKVSDARLKLIGTDTLVGERRVHQWAGGRHIHFAMKLSRPVTQATLYAEDAALPAGTTEAHGTHLKAALHIDHIASEPLLVKVGISGVDVAGALRNLDAEMPGWDFEQVRRAAAASWERELGRIRIDAVSEDVRRIFYTSLYHTMLAPTLFSDVDGRYRGMDLAVHQLPQGAHNYSTYSLWDTYRAQHPLLTLYQPDRVPDLVNGLVRMAGESPDGPPVWPLQGVETGCMIGYHSAVVVAEAHAKGFAGIDYAAAWPLFRKRAMDDDYRGLPFYRKLGYIPSDREGEAVSKTLEYAYDDWAVAHLADAAGAHADATRLRHRSRNYRHVFDRKLGFVRPRASDGRWLEPFDPRGMGHAAKWRDFTESNAWQASFLNQHDLYEYMKLFGGEQAFERKLDALFSTSSALPADAPPDIAGMVGQYAHGNEPSHHVAYLYAYTGAHHKTQARVHMLLESMYEAQPDGLAGNEDCGQISAWYVLSALGLYAVDPVSANYVFGSPLVDRAEVELAAGRRLTVLAPGNGPHSPYIQSVSWNGQPWSRSWISHAELATGGTLVFEMGGAPNTQFGAAPADRPPSFGKAAG; translated from the coding sequence ATGGTGACACGCAGACGTTTCCTGCAGGGAGCAGCGGCATTGGGCCTGCTCGGCAGCCGGCTCGAACCGCTGGCGGCATTCGCGACGCCCCGTACCGGTGGCGCGGCGTCTCCGGCACCCGAACCCGATGGCTTCGCGCGGCACGTCGATGTCTTCATCGGCACCGGCGGCCACGGCCACGTCTATCCGGGCGCCACGCTGCCGTTCGGCATGGTGCAGCTCAGCCCGGATACCAACGACGCGGGCTGGGATGCCTGCTCGGGTTACCACCAGGGCGACGGCTCGATCATGGGTTTTTCGCATACGCACCTGAGCGGCACCGGCGCCAGCGACATGCTCGACGTGCTGGTGATGCCAGCGCAGGGCCCGGTGCTTCTGCAGCCCGGCGCCCGCGGCCTGCCGGAGCAGAACTACCGTTCGCGCCACGACGGCGCCGCCCATGCCGGACTCGCCGCCGACAGCGTGGCGCAGCCCGGGCCAGGCTACCGCTCGCGCTACGACCGCGAACAGGCGCAGCCGGGCTACTACCAGGTGCACCTGAAGAACCACGACATCGTGGCCGAGCTCACGGCGACACTGCGCGCAGGGCTGCATCGCTACACGTTCCACGGCGGTGGCAGCGGCCACCTGCTGGTCGATCTCGCGCACGGCTATCACGATGACGCGGCGGTGCCGTGCAAGGTCAGCGATGCGCGGCTGAAACTGATCGGCACCGACACCCTGGTCGGCGAGCGCCGCGTGCACCAGTGGGCCGGCGGCCGGCACATCCATTTCGCGATGAAGCTGTCGCGCCCGGTCACGCAGGCCACGCTGTACGCCGAGGATGCGGCGCTGCCCGCCGGCACTACCGAAGCGCACGGCACGCATCTGAAGGCCGCGCTGCACATCGACCACATCGCCAGCGAGCCGCTGCTGGTCAAGGTCGGCATTTCCGGCGTCGACGTCGCCGGTGCCCTGCGCAATCTCGATGCGGAGATGCCGGGCTGGGATTTCGAGCAGGTGCGCCGCGCCGCCGCGGCATCGTGGGAACGCGAGCTGGGCCGCATCCGCATCGACGCGGTGTCCGAAGACGTGCGCCGCATCTTCTACACGTCGCTCTACCACACGATGCTCGCGCCGACCCTGTTCAGCGACGTCGACGGCCGCTATCGCGGCATGGACCTGGCCGTGCACCAGCTGCCGCAGGGCGCCCACAACTACAGCACCTACTCGCTGTGGGACACCTACCGGGCGCAGCACCCGCTGCTCACGCTGTACCAGCCGGACCGCGTGCCGGACCTGGTCAACGGCCTGGTGCGGATGGCCGGCGAGAGTCCCGACGGCCCGCCGGTATGGCCGCTGCAGGGCGTGGAGACCGGCTGCATGATCGGCTACCACTCCGCGGTGGTGGTGGCCGAGGCGCATGCGAAGGGCTTCGCCGGCATCGACTACGCGGCGGCGTGGCCGCTGTTCCGCAAGCGCGCGATGGACGACGATTACCGCGGCCTGCCGTTCTACCGCAAGCTCGGCTACATCCCCAGCGACAGGGAAGGCGAGGCGGTCAGCAAGACACTCGAATACGCCTACGACGACTGGGCCGTCGCGCACCTGGCCGACGCCGCCGGCGCGCATGCCGACGCCACGCGGCTGCGCCACCGCTCGCGCAACTACCGGCACGTGTTCGACCGCAAGCTGGGCTTCGTGCGGCCGCGCGCCAGCGACGGCCGCTGGCTGGAGCCGTTCGACCCGCGCGGCATGGGCCACGCCGCGAAGTGGCGCGACTTCACCGAATCGAACGCGTGGCAGGCGAGCTTCCTCAACCAGCACGACCTGTACGAGTACATGAAACTGTTCGGCGGCGAGCAGGCGTTCGAGCGCAAGCTGGACGCGCTGTTCAGCACCAGCTCGGCGCTGCCGGCCGACGCGCCACCGGACATCGCCGGCATGGTCGGTCAGTACGCGCACGGCAACGAGCCCAGCCACCACGTGGCCTATCTGTATGCGTACACCGGCGCGCACCACAAGACGCAGGCCCGCGTGCACATGCTGCTGGAAAGCATGTACGAAGCGCAGCCGGACGGGCTCGCCGGCAACGAGGACTGCGGCCAGATCAGCGCCTGGTACGTGCTCAGCGCGCTGGGCCTGTACGCGGTCGACCCGGTCAGCGCGAACTACGTGTTCGGCAGCCCGCTGGTCGACCGCGCGGAGGTCGAACTCGCCGCCGGGCGCAGGTTGACGGTGCTGGCGCCGGGCAACGGGCCGCACAGCCCGTACATCCAGTCGGTCAGCTGGAACGGCCAGCCGTGGAGCCGCAGCTGGATCAGCCACGCCGAATTGGCCACCGGCGGCACCCTGGTCTTCGAGATGGGCGGCGCGCCGAATACGCAGTTCGGCGCGGCCCCGGCGGACCGGCCACCGTCGTTCGGCAAGGCGGCCGGCTAG
- a CDS encoding pirin family protein: MIERRPFASLGGADHGWLDAKHHFSFAGYHDAKRMGWGALRVWNDDTIAPQTGFPPHPHADMEIITYVREGAISHKDNLGNEGRTGAGDVQVMSAGSGITHAEYNLENETTRIFQIWIIPDENGGAPSWGARPFPKGDRSGRFVVLASGFKEDTEALPLRTNARVLGATLKAGESVAYALDSGRYAYLVPATGKVDINGVKLDARDGAAIRNEATLHISAIEDAELVLVDTAP, translated from the coding sequence ATGATTGAACGCAGACCCTTCGCCAGCCTGGGTGGAGCCGACCACGGCTGGCTCGACGCCAAGCACCATTTCTCGTTCGCCGGTTACCACGATGCCAAGCGCATGGGCTGGGGCGCGCTGCGCGTATGGAACGATGACACCATCGCGCCGCAGACCGGCTTTCCGCCGCATCCGCATGCGGACATGGAGATCATCACCTACGTGCGCGAAGGCGCGATCAGCCACAAGGACAACCTGGGCAATGAAGGCCGCACCGGGGCCGGCGACGTGCAGGTGATGAGCGCGGGCAGCGGCATCACCCACGCCGAGTACAACCTGGAGAACGAGACCACGCGCATCTTCCAGATCTGGATCATCCCCGACGAAAACGGCGGCGCGCCGTCGTGGGGGGCCCGGCCGTTCCCCAAGGGCGATCGCTCGGGACGTTTCGTGGTGCTGGCCAGCGGCTTCAAGGAAGACACCGAGGCGCTGCCGCTGCGTACCAACGCACGCGTGCTGGGCGCGACGCTCAAGGCCGGCGAAAGCGTCGCGTACGCGCTGGACTCCGGCCGCTACGCCTACCTGGTGCCAGCCACCGGCAAGGTGGACATCAATGGCGTGAAGCTCGACGCCCGCGACGGCGCCGCGATCCGCAACGAGGCGACGTTGCACATCAGCGCGATCGAGGACGCCGAACTGGTGCTGGTCGATACGGCGCCCTAG
- a CDS encoding carboxypeptidase-like regulatory domain-containing protein produces MKNSRYLKINHPKRRAGFSPWGLTMAIALVVYGTTGLAAVHAQATVGRVFGWAPAGETITAHSTSGIRRHAKANAKGRYTIGALPMGVYVVTLEKDGKAVDTRSNIKLTVGGGAEVDFACANDQCAAPASD; encoded by the coding sequence ATGAAAAACAGCAGGTATCTCAAGATCAACCACCCCAAGCGCCGCGCGGGGTTCTCCCCATGGGGACTGACCATGGCAATCGCCTTGGTTGTCTATGGCACGACGGGACTTGCTGCGGTTCACGCGCAAGCCACCGTTGGCAGGGTTTTTGGCTGGGCCCCGGCAGGCGAAACCATCACGGCGCACAGCACATCCGGCATCCGCCGTCATGCCAAGGCAAACGCCAAGGGTCGCTACACCATCGGCGCGTTGCCGATGGGGGTCTATGTGGTGACGTTGGAGAAGGACGGGAAAGCCGTCGACACGCGTTCGAACATCAAGCTCACCGTGGGCGGTGGCGCCGAAGTTGATTTTGCGTGTGCCAACGACCAATGCGCAGCACCGGCAAGCGACTAG
- a CDS encoding SDR family oxidoreductase: protein MTLLTITPAPTPLPDDADAALLERLRAAAALLESVAADRQLLDQLPADDRQRLHQAVAQVYHPDPVARRIKLKAAEKARHAHKIEAEETVLNQTGIRTLRRKPVFTTPNAFVPEGFLPHDIPPEVDAAQPRESIEPKHCYVCKQKYSTIHFFYDQLCPECAAFNYAKRGELADLHGRVALLTGGRVKIGYQAGLKLLRAGAELIVTTRFPRDSAARYAAEPDFAEWGHRLQVYGLDLRHTPSVEAFCQELVATRPRLDFIINNACQTVRRPPDFYAHMMEGETAALHDLPEHVRRLVGHYEGLRGANILPEAGATALASRRSDLPGLSRAAELSQLPLLPEELLAQSHLFPEGRLDQDLQQIDLRQRNSWRLLMAEVPSVELLEVQLVNAIAPFIINARLKPLMLRTPERDKHIVNVSAMEGQFYRSFKTTRHPHTNMAKAALNMMTRTSATDYHNDGIHMNSVDTGWVTDEDPVELAAKKVLQERFHPPLDIVDGAARIVDPIIHGINTGEHVWGQFLKDYRPTDW, encoded by the coding sequence ATGACCCTCTTGACGATCACGCCTGCCCCCACGCCCCTGCCCGACGACGCGGATGCCGCGCTGCTGGAGCGCCTGCGCGCCGCGGCGGCACTGCTGGAATCGGTGGCGGCCGACCGCCAGCTGCTGGACCAGTTGCCGGCAGACGACCGCCAGCGCCTGCACCAGGCGGTGGCGCAGGTCTACCACCCCGACCCGGTGGCGCGCCGGATCAAGCTGAAGGCGGCCGAGAAGGCGCGCCACGCCCACAAGATCGAGGCCGAGGAGACCGTGCTGAATCAGACCGGCATCCGCACACTGCGGCGCAAGCCGGTGTTCACCACGCCGAACGCGTTCGTGCCGGAAGGCTTCCTGCCGCACGACATCCCGCCCGAGGTCGATGCCGCGCAGCCGCGCGAGTCGATCGAGCCGAAACACTGCTACGTGTGCAAGCAGAAATATTCGACGATCCATTTCTTCTACGACCAGCTGTGCCCCGAGTGCGCCGCGTTCAACTACGCCAAGCGTGGCGAACTGGCCGACCTGCACGGCCGCGTGGCGCTGCTCACCGGCGGCCGCGTGAAGATCGGCTACCAGGCCGGCCTGAAGCTGCTGCGCGCCGGCGCCGAGCTGATCGTCACCACGCGTTTCCCGCGCGACTCGGCGGCGCGCTATGCGGCCGAACCGGACTTCGCCGAATGGGGCCACCGCCTGCAGGTCTACGGCCTCGACCTGCGCCACACGCCCAGCGTCGAGGCGTTCTGCCAGGAACTGGTGGCTACGCGGCCGCGGCTGGACTTCATCATCAACAACGCCTGCCAGACCGTGCGCCGTCCGCCGGATTTCTACGCGCACATGATGGAAGGCGAGACCGCGGCGCTGCACGACCTGCCCGAGCACGTGCGCCGGCTGGTCGGCCATTACGAAGGCCTGCGCGGCGCGAACATCCTGCCCGAGGCCGGTGCGACTGCGCTGGCCAGCCGCCGTTCCGATCTGCCGGGACTGAGCCGCGCTGCCGAGTTGTCGCAGCTGCCGCTGCTGCCGGAAGAGCTGCTGGCGCAGAGCCACCTGTTCCCCGAAGGCCGGCTGGACCAGGACCTGCAGCAGATCGACCTGCGCCAACGCAACTCGTGGCGGCTGCTGATGGCCGAAGTACCGTCGGTGGAGTTGCTGGAGGTGCAGCTGGTCAACGCGATCGCGCCGTTCATCATCAACGCGCGGCTGAAGCCGCTGATGCTGCGCACGCCCGAGCGTGACAAGCACATCGTCAACGTGTCGGCGATGGAAGGCCAGTTCTACCGCAGCTTCAAGACCACCCGCCACCCGCACACCAACATGGCCAAGGCCGCGCTGAACATGATGACGCGCACCTCGGCCACCGACTACCACAACGACGGCATCCACATGAACAGCGTCGACACCGGCTGGGTGACCGACGAGGACCCCGTCGAGCTGGCCGCGAAAAAGGTGCTGCAGGAACGCTTCCACCCGCCGCTGGACATCGTCGACGGCGCCGCTCGCATCGTCGACCCGATCATCCACGGCATCAACACCGGCGAGCACGTGTGGGGCCAGTTCCTGAAGGATTACCGGCCCACGGACTGGTGA
- a CDS encoding DUF5329 family protein translates to MLSAIHHPFGGPVPACLSRALAWLLFALLLTPALAQQPVSSPPTEQQKIDYLISTVATLHNASFIRNGSAYDAEQAATHMRLKLRFAGSRVKTVDDFIVYCATGSSVSGTRYTIRFADGHSIDAATFLRGKLAVFRTP, encoded by the coding sequence ATGCTTTCCGCAATACACCACCCTTTCGGCGGACCAGTTCCCGCGTGCCTGTCCAGGGCGCTGGCATGGCTGCTGTTCGCGCTGCTGCTGACGCCCGCACTCGCCCAGCAACCCGTGTCGTCGCCACCGACCGAACAGCAGAAAATCGACTACCTGATCAGCACGGTCGCCACCCTGCACAACGCCAGTTTCATCCGCAACGGCAGCGCCTACGACGCGGAGCAGGCAGCCACGCACATGCGCCTGAAGCTGCGCTTCGCCGGCAGCCGGGTGAAGACCGTGGACGACTTCATCGTCTACTGCGCCACCGGCTCGTCGGTATCCGGAACCCGGTACACCATCCGCTTCGCCGATGGCCACAGCATCGACGCCGCGACGTTCCTGCGCGGCAAGCTGGCCGTCTTTCGTACTCCGTGA